From the Propionispora hippei DSM 15287 genome, the window TTTGGTCCGGTAATTGCCGTTCAGCAGAATCAGGTCCTCCCGCAAAATGCTTTGCAAGGTATTCCCCTGGTGCTGTCTGATGAGATAGTCTAACAGCATTTTCTGATTTTTGTGAAACTCAAAGTCAAAAGGAATGAAATTAACGCCCTGTAGCTTGGGATTCATCGTCCCGACAACGGCAATCAGGCTGTACTGGCTGCGCAGTGCGGTCATTTTTTGTTTCAGCTCTTCGTCCACGACACTGAGTGTCTCGGTTTTAACCTGGGGGTAATATTCGGTAAGAACATCGCGAATGGTGGTTGCCACCCCGCGACCGGTCAGACACATGCAGACAATAACCGGCGGTTTTCCGGAATTTTCGATCGGCAGTACCGGGTAGGAGTGGCGGGAGTGAATGATTTCATAGTAAATATCATCCAGTGTTTCCTGCGAATCCTGATCGGAGATATACGCCTTACGGACAGCCTCCATGACCGATACCAGATCCACCCGGTCAATGGTGCGGGTCTTTATGCCTGTTCTTTTTTGTACGACTTCACCGATATTAACCAGCGAACCCATGTCGACAAAGAATAAAATGCCCATGTCGGGCTCAAAGGTTTGGGCAATTTCCACAACCTGCTCAAACACTTTGGTCGGATTGGTATTGAAGGGCATGTCAATGGCAATCGGGAAATCCACGCCCATAAGCTGGCGGACAATGGCAATCATTTCCGACGCGATTTTGCCATGACAGACGGTAATGATGGCCACCTTGTTCTTTTTGTTGGTAACCTGCAGCAATTCCTTGATATACATGGCAATGAAGCCGATTTCGCCCTCGGGCAGCTCCATATTCTCCGCCTTTTCCACGTCCTTCGCCAATTGCAGCGCCAAGTTATATTCATTGGCAAAGTTTTGTCTGATATACGACAAATTAGGATTGATAATGTCCTGATTGTATTTGATCCGTTTGATAGCTTCGCCCAAATGAATGGCCAGGTAAATCAGCACCTTGGTATTAAGCTTCAAGGCGGGATACAAAGAGCCGATCCTTAGATAAAAATCTTTTATGATGGTACTGATCGTTTCTCCGACCAAATATTTAAACTCATCAATGACTAATTGCTTGCCTTCCGACCGTTCCGTCCCGATGAGTTTAAATTTGTTTACCACAAAAGTCCAGATGATTTTCTCGATCTCCGGCGCTGAAATGTCCATTTCTTTCAACTCATAATATTTCTCTTCTATCTTTTGATAAATATCCTCAAACACCGGATACTCATGCTGTACTTTGGTAGCCGTAATATGGGGAACAAATAAGGTATCCTGAAAGATAATGGCGCTTTTTCGCGGTTGACCGGCCGGTTGCTTGTCATGGAATAAGGTATTATATAAAAGTTCATTAAACCCGATATTGATTTCATTTTTACCGCTGTTCATTTTCTCCACATACGCATTGGCACAGGTGACCTGGATTTCACTCTTTAACTGACCGATATTGCCGTCATATTTTTTCAAGGCAAAGGCCGATAAAATTTTACTTTTCACCATAATCTTGCACTTGGTGCGGTTGGCTTCATTCTGAAAAAAATCATAAATAAGCTGGGCCTTTTCCTGAAGAGTACGATCCTCCAGCTTAGGCAGCTCAATGATCATGGGAATTCTTCTTCTAAAAGTTAGGAGCAGCGAAGACTCGATGCTTTCCGTCGTAGCTCCGATAAAATATACCCGTGACTCCCGCTCCGTATCCACTTCGCCCAACCGGCGAAACCTGCCCTTATCAAGCAGGGAAAAAAGCATTTCCTGTCCTTTCGGTGGCAGCCGGTGGATTTCATCCAAAAATAAAATGCCGCCGTCGGCCCGTTCCACCAGGCCCGCCGTATCCTGATCGGCACCGGTAAAGGCGCCTTTTTTATGTCCGTACAAAATGGAAAGCAGCAGTTGGGGATTGTCGCCATAGTCGGCACAGTTTAAAGCGACAAAAGGCGACGTATCGGCTAGGATGTGATTGTTTTTGGCATGCTGGTACATGCACTCGGCAAATTTCGATTTCCCGGTGCCGCTGTCACCGACAATCAAGGTTGGTAAACCATAAGGAGGATACAAAATAGCCGCTTTGGCCTGTTGGATATTTTTAACCAAACTGCCATTATGACCAACCAGCGTGGAAAAATCCTCCGGCCGCGGCGCAGGGGCCGCCGGTTCTTCGCTGCCCGGATCAGAAACAGACGGCATTTTCTCATTAATTACATCAGCCACATAGTTTCGCGTGACCTCAAACCCCTGATCGTTGAGCAAGTGGACAAGCTGGCTGATGGAAACAGCAGTCCGCTTTGTTCTTACGGCCTGAATGGCTTCTTTTATATTCCTTTTGCGCCGTTCCCTTGAACTCGGAATTTGCAGCTCTTTTCTGATGCCTGTTACCGTTTCCCGCAGCACCGCTACCGTCCGGGCAATTTCTTCATCGGTCAAAGGATGATACACACTTTCCGACATAATTAACTGCTTGATTGTATCTTTTACCTCTTCAGACAAGATAGTTCTTCCTCTCTTGCTCCTGCATATGCTGATATTAACTTAAGAAAGGGGAATATGCCGTTGTGTCCTGCACGGTGAGCATATTCCCCTGAAGCTGCCAACAAGCAAGCTAAACAATTATACGCGCTGTTGGGAACCGAACAATTCCATATAGTAACCCAGCTTTGCAGCATAGCCGGCGGTCATGGCGGCTTCCGCCTGTAGCATATTGGCCGCTTTTCCCTGAATGAAAGACTGGTCCAATACCGCATAGCCTGCCTGATCCAGATCGGTGTACAGATTCAGCTTGGTGATGCCATATTGGATGGCCTTTTGCAAATTCTCATCGCCCGTTCCCGAACAGCCGTGCAATACCAGCGGCACCGGCACCACCTGACTGAGCCTGGCGAGAAGGTCGAAATGGATTTCCGGCGTTCCCGAATAAAGCCCGTGCGAAGTTCCCACGGCCACAGCCAGGCAATCAATTCCCGTTGCCGCTACAAACCGTTCCGCTTCACCGGGATCGGTCAGGCCGTCATTCTTGGTTCTGTGATACTCGCTGCCCTTGCCTACATGGCCCAGTTCGGCTTCTACGCTCATGTCCAGCGTGTGGGCGATCTTAACGATTTCCCTTACCTCCGCCACATTCTGCTCAAAGGGGCAGGTCGACCGGTCTACCATAAGAGAGGTAAATCCGGCGCGCACCGCTTTTACGGCGTCGGCAAACTCCTGTCCATGGTCCAGATGAACGACCACAGGCACCTGCGCCCGGCTGGCATGAGGAATGGCGATAGCGCCAAATTCCAGAATATCCGCCATAGCCGGATAAAGCGCCAGAATGAGCGGTGAACGCCGGGCCTCCGCTGTGGCAATGGCAGCTTTCACCGTGCTTTCATTCCAGGCATTGGCAGCCGGTATCCCATATTGATTTTTTTTAGCGTCCTGTAACAGGGTCTTCATATTTACAAGCATGGCTTTACCCTCATCCTATCACGTTTTTTTCCACAACTCCAGTGGCCTGTTATTTTATCTTGTCTTTATTAAAGCA encodes:
- a CDS encoding sigma 54-interacting transcriptional regulator — encoded protein: MSICRSKRGRTILSEEVKDTIKQLIMSESVYHPLTDEEIARTVAVLRETVTGIRKELQIPSSRERRKRNIKEAIQAVRTKRTAVSISQLVHLLNDQGFEVTRNYVADVINEKMPSVSDPGSEEPAAPAPRPEDFSTLVGHNGSLVKNIQQAKAAILYPPYGLPTLIVGDSGTGKSKFAECMYQHAKNNHILADTSPFVALNCADYGDNPQLLLSILYGHKKGAFTGADQDTAGLVERADGGILFLDEIHRLPPKGQEMLFSLLDKGRFRRLGEVDTERESRVYFIGATTESIESSLLLTFRRRIPMIIELPKLEDRTLQEKAQLIYDFFQNEANRTKCKIMVKSKILSAFALKKYDGNIGQLKSEIQVTCANAYVEKMNSGKNEINIGFNELLYNTLFHDKQPAGQPRKSAIIFQDTLFVPHITATKVQHEYPVFEDIYQKIEEKYYELKEMDISAPEIEKIIWTFVVNKFKLIGTERSEGKQLVIDEFKYLVGETISTIIKDFYLRIGSLYPALKLNTKVLIYLAIHLGEAIKRIKYNQDIINPNLSYIRQNFANEYNLALQLAKDVEKAENMELPEGEIGFIAMYIKELLQVTNKKNKVAIITVCHGKIASEMIAIVRQLMGVDFPIAIDMPFNTNPTKVFEQVVEIAQTFEPDMGILFFVDMGSLVNIGEVVQKRTGIKTRTIDRVDLVSVMEAVRKAYISDQDSQETLDDIYYEIIHSRHSYPVLPIENSGKPPVIVCMCLTGRGVATTIRDVLTEYYPQVKTETLSVVDEELKQKMTALRSQYSLIAVVGTMNPKLQGVNFIPFDFEFHKNQKMLLDYLIRQHQGNTLQSILREDLILLNGNYRTKLEVLEALGSILFNNGYVKKQFLQSMTAREEMSSTCFKNGIAIPHGLPSLVNESAVVFIKLQQALEWDQNKNKVKLICLPAVKNDDVGIITDLFYTLKNKERVQSLLAAAGPQEFINTLCSLAASKHS
- a CDS encoding class II fructose-bisphosphate aldolase; this translates as MLVNMKTLLQDAKKNQYGIPAANAWNESTVKAAIATAEARRSPLILALYPAMADILEFGAIAIPHASRAQVPVVVHLDHGQEFADAVKAVRAGFTSLMVDRSTCPFEQNVAEVREIVKIAHTLDMSVEAELGHVGKGSEYHRTKNDGLTDPGEAERFVAATGIDCLAVAVGTSHGLYSGTPEIHFDLLARLSQVVPVPLVLHGCSGTGDENLQKAIQYGITKLNLYTDLDQAGYAVLDQSFIQGKAANMLQAEAAMTAGYAAKLGYYMELFGSQQRV